A portion of the Edaphobacter lichenicola genome contains these proteins:
- a CDS encoding alpha/beta fold hydrolase: protein MQISVDGNTQLEVLDFGGVGRPIIFLAGMGLDAHEFDNFAPTFLPNHRVLAISRRGFGKSSAPVPDHENYSADRLGRDVLAVMAALKIDKPVLVGHSMAGEELSAIAASHPEKVSGLVYLEAGYPYALYAPTLGDPIIDAKDLQQKLSLLFSATLQTRSDFASLEQSVARFDQDLKALDHRLASQPAPPPRPKDAPPPPPILLALVNGAQKFTEIHVPTLAIFAISRSSEETTSAQADAFQAAVPQARVVRIIGANHFIFRSNTKQVMAEMNTFLSGLPN from the coding sequence ATGCAGATCTCGGTGGACGGCAACACGCAACTTGAAGTGTTGGATTTTGGTGGGGTGGGACGTCCAATCATCTTCCTGGCCGGAATGGGGCTAGATGCTCATGAGTTCGACAACTTCGCACCAACGTTTCTCCCTAATCATCGAGTGTTGGCGATTTCACGGCGCGGCTTTGGGAAATCAAGCGCCCCGGTACCCGACCACGAAAACTACTCTGCCGACCGACTTGGAAGAGATGTTCTAGCAGTCATGGCAGCACTAAAAATCGACAAACCAGTTCTTGTGGGTCATTCGATGGCAGGCGAAGAACTAAGTGCGATCGCGGCCAGCCATCCCGAGAAAGTCAGTGGCTTGGTCTATTTGGAGGCAGGGTACCCCTACGCACTGTACGCGCCAACACTTGGTGATCCAATCATCGACGCGAAAGACCTTCAGCAGAAGTTAAGCCTTCTGTTTTCGGCCACGCTTCAGACCCGTTCCGATTTCGCTAGCCTGGAGCAGTCCGTAGCAAGGTTTGACCAAGACCTTAAAGCACTAGATCACAGGCTTGCTTCTCAACCCGCTCCTCCACCTCGCCCCAAGGATGCGCCCCCGCCTCCGCCCATTCTTTTGGCATTGGTCAATGGAGCGCAGAAGTTCACTGAAATCCACGTTCCTACCCTCGCTATCTTCGCTATTTCTCGCTCATCTGAAGAAACAACAAGCGCCCAAGCCGACGCGTTCCAAGCCGCGGTTCCACAAGCTCGCGTAGTACGCATAATTGGTGCCAACCATTTCATCTTCCGCTCCAATACAAAGCAAGTTATGGCGGAGATGAATACGTTTCTCAGTGGTCTCCCAAATTGA
- a CDS encoding MBL fold metallo-hydrolase — protein sequence MIHEVIPVGPLQCNCSILGDETSREAIVVDPGDDIARIMALLARHNLTVKQIVITHAHIDHIAGAHRLKQLTGAPILYNQNDLPLVKMMDVQAGWLGMPTPTVHAPDDTLDDGKLITVTGIIGSILHTPGHTEGSVCLYLPDQTLLLAGDTLFAGSVGRTDLPGGDTRKLLASIHDRLLTLPDEVTVIPGHGPRTTIGAERISNPFLQ from the coding sequence ATGATCCACGAAGTCATCCCTGTCGGCCCCCTCCAATGCAACTGTTCCATCCTCGGTGACGAGACCTCCCGCGAAGCCATCGTCGTCGATCCCGGCGACGACATCGCCCGCATCATGGCCCTGCTCGCCAGACACAATCTCACCGTCAAGCAGATCGTCATCACCCACGCCCACATCGACCACATCGCTGGAGCCCATCGCCTCAAGCAACTCACCGGCGCCCCCATCCTCTACAACCAGAACGACCTGCCTCTGGTCAAAATGATGGATGTCCAGGCCGGCTGGCTCGGCATGCCCACCCCCACCGTTCACGCTCCGGACGACACCCTCGACGACGGCAAGCTCATCACAGTCACGGGCATCATCGGCTCCATCCTCCACACCCCCGGCCACACCGAAGGCAGCGTCTGTCTCTACCTTCCCGACCAGACCCTCCTCCTCGCAGGAGATACCCTCTTCGCCGGCTCCGTCGGACGTACCGACCTCCCCGGAGGCGACACCCGCAAACTTCTGGCGTCGATCCACGACCGTCTCCTCACCCTCCCAGACGAGGTCACCGTCATCCCCGGACACGGCCCCCGCACAACAATTGGTGCAGAGCGCATTTCCAACCCGTTTTTACAGTAA
- a CDS encoding HAD family hydrolase, producing MNTIQAVLFDYGMVLSGAPDTTAWERIRSITGLSEEPLSREYWAHRHAYDRGDLNAESFWHKTASGAGIVITPAQLADLIAADTDYWSTLNPPMLAWVERLQRAGIRTGILSNMPDAMEAGLRARHSWIEAFDHHTWSHAINRAKPEPEIYQHAAEGLKTPPENILFIDDRAENITAALAAGMQAIQYSDHATFEAEMRTRGLDSLLQLERHSGSQNGKL from the coding sequence ATGAACACGATCCAGGCAGTCCTCTTCGACTACGGAATGGTCCTCTCCGGCGCACCCGACACCACCGCCTGGGAACGAATCCGCTCCATCACCGGCCTCAGCGAAGAGCCTCTCAGCCGTGAATACTGGGCACACCGTCACGCCTACGACCGTGGCGACCTCAACGCCGAGTCCTTCTGGCACAAAACAGCCTCGGGCGCAGGAATCGTCATCACCCCCGCGCAGCTCGCCGACCTCATCGCCGCCGACACCGACTACTGGTCCACCCTCAACCCACCCATGCTCGCCTGGGTCGAGCGGCTCCAGCGCGCAGGCATCCGCACCGGCATCCTCTCCAACATGCCCGACGCCATGGAGGCAGGTCTCCGCGCCCGCCACTCCTGGATCGAAGCCTTCGACCACCACACCTGGTCCCACGCCATCAACCGCGCCAAGCCCGAACCCGAGATCTACCAACACGCCGCCGAAGGCCTGAAGACTCCGCCCGAAAACATCCTCTTCATCGACGACAGGGCCGAGAACATCACCGCAGCCCTCGCGGCAGGCATGCAGGCCATTCAATACTCCGACCACGCCACCTTCGAGGCAGAGATGCGCACCCGAGGCCTCGACTCGCTCCTACAACTTGAGCGTCATTCGGGCTCCCAAAACGGGAAGCTATAG
- a CDS encoding beta strand repeat-containing protein: protein MKTPLSPRRFVAGLCGFIALILISLPLSAQSTGPQQLLFAGLLGSSNPSQLYAQFNAIQSDATGNLYLLLDQKDGVRLLKTDPTATSILAQAHFGATGDIGLAMALDPAGNVCITGTTTSGAITSTAGAAFPSAADTSINSFIGKFDQNLNPIFITYAGSPRTAAAAIAATADAVFITGSIFGSTLPVTPSAIIQTPAFGSLQNGFVEKFNATGTSLLYATYLSGQSANSQPDNTAPSAIAADSADDAYIAGFTTATGYPTLNALIPNIVPATPNTTSGFLTKLTPAGDGLLFSTFIPGPGITSIAIDPTAQNLLVSGSIAPGQFPIANVASPLVNTNYQTLLRLSLDGSTVLASTLLAPGTQSTVTPAPNGAAWIASTETIPSWLLPLTPLSTIGNSYALRVTQQNTIDQTIRFGGLPTTNPNFASAPVTLTGLTTDPTGQPIFAGSASPTASSTLLSTETYDLPLTNPTAALPSNLRSAALSPSACTGSSLCAGSAAYLTKINPTIAAPGLALSTDDAPNITLRNLGSFTTNNLQITATNSTLTINCPNTLNPGTDCSIALTSTNTSPGTLRVTADNATTQTVTLAATSTPPNPIVFSSRELDFGIQTATSPIATRTVTVTNFSTSPQTFTSQRGSNQITPYTFAESSSDCPTSGLTPVKTLAPAASCHITLSFTPSSTTANDGFAQIPWTIDTTTGTRAILLTGYTQATDLNLSASEIDFGTQFSTAGNTSPHLPRYLYLSNNSANQVTHTPVTLQAPFTLTDNCPTTLAPHSVCQLEITYQSPTAPSADSTTLTLDEGLTVLITGTTLPQSTGIGQSVNPNLTVTPTTINFPTAVLVTTTSSTTQTVTIGNTGAVAFPLALTLTGDFTDTTDCTATLPGNSTCTVLIAFAPSQPGTRQGLLSVTTGSSSTPTFVSLSGTGTPILSTGNNTLAFGSVIVGQPSVQWYKITSPFPSLTAITSAPDFKAILVEDTGFGHGQPAPSAFLATFTGSCTNCWLGVQFTPSAPGPQTASVTLSSNSSGTPAPLTLTGTGLALTGLILNPVTQDFGSVPVHSTSAPALFTLTNLTATNASITNLTFTGDFALSPAPTGGQPCSGTLAPNASCFFNAAFAPTTTGQRAGTLTLQTTIGPITATLTGFGTPDPGLALNPTSLIFNNVPGPTATQQTITLTNTGTVTLQTATPTNTSQNFSSTTNCTTLAPEATCTITVSFIPTTATVTDTLQLPVTSSSTGPTTYSIPLNGAYTTQGAGLQIIPNQADYGPNPTSTLGSTRQFTINNLTSKSLALTIALPRQFLLNGPACAALAPNASCNFNVTFLPLTNGDITGTLFAQANPTDGSATLNGLGFVEGYGIGSATLTITGNIIPNQNPSQRVLNFGQIPSGQSGTQTITLTNTGTTPLTIRRLTSQWPFLVTATTCGATLTPTQNCTATLTYTPTNQVATGTTSPLATNDTGTLTIESDALTAPDLINLTGSAAPISVAAPTNNAPLVSYALSQSSLTFPTTQVGNASDSQTVTLANTGTTTIHITTIQTTPDFTFVSNCGNALLPSASCIIIVTFAPQPVASNTTTNRISAIQITSDSSNALDFISLLGTATPSPIAISPISLNFGSVQLGSTATLPLQITNTAATPAIFQGITASGDYSATSDCPVIGSPLAPATSCTAQITFTPTQNGTRTGLASVATSLSTLPINIPLTGTGIQSHLQAVPSTLNFGDIAIGASAAQTLTLTNTGTAPITGLTLALTGDYAITVPCTTTTLAPSTSCQLTVTFNPTALGPDNGTLTATSTNTGATPLTIPITGTGVPSGTFSLTVNGAASATATIPSEQAADYTLQLTPQSGYIGTVVLNCTPITPGPNATCSLLPSSIALNGAPQNSIANINTVTEFVPTPTTATSETHHSRAILCLLPASLLFFWTTRRSSRQKTHAFLLASLITLTAFWISGCGRGGTDPNLRFTPPGTYQYQITASSTTGVQLTQTVTLNLIVTVH from the coding sequence ATGAAGACACCGCTCTCTCCCCGACGTTTCGTTGCCGGCCTCTGCGGCTTCATCGCCTTAATCCTCATCAGTCTTCCACTCTCAGCCCAAAGCACCGGCCCCCAGCAGCTCCTCTTCGCCGGTCTGCTTGGCTCATCCAACCCCTCTCAGCTCTACGCTCAGTTCAACGCCATTCAGTCCGACGCAACCGGCAACCTCTACCTCCTCCTCGACCAGAAAGACGGCGTCCGCCTCCTCAAGACCGACCCCACAGCAACCAGCATCCTCGCTCAAGCCCACTTCGGCGCAACCGGCGACATCGGCCTCGCCATGGCCCTCGATCCCGCAGGCAACGTCTGCATCACCGGCACCACAACCTCCGGCGCGATCACCTCCACCGCTGGCGCAGCCTTCCCCAGCGCAGCCGACACTTCTATCAACTCCTTCATCGGCAAGTTCGACCAGAACTTGAACCCAATCTTCATCACCTACGCCGGCAGCCCACGCACTGCAGCCGCGGCCATCGCTGCCACAGCCGATGCCGTCTTCATCACCGGCAGCATCTTCGGCTCTACGCTACCAGTCACTCCCTCCGCCATCATCCAAACGCCCGCCTTCGGCTCCCTCCAAAACGGCTTCGTCGAAAAGTTCAACGCAACCGGAACCTCACTCCTCTACGCCACCTATCTCAGCGGCCAATCCGCCAACAGCCAGCCCGACAACACCGCTCCCTCCGCCATCGCAGCCGACTCCGCCGACGACGCCTACATCGCCGGCTTCACCACCGCCACCGGGTACCCAACCCTCAATGCCCTCATCCCCAACATCGTCCCCGCCACACCCAACACCACCTCCGGCTTCCTCACCAAGCTCACTCCCGCAGGCGACGGTCTCCTCTTCTCCACCTTCATCCCCGGCCCCGGCATCACCTCCATCGCCATCGACCCCACCGCGCAAAACCTTCTCGTCTCCGGCTCCATCGCCCCCGGCCAGTTCCCTATCGCCAACGTCGCCTCTCCCCTCGTCAACACCAACTACCAGACCCTCCTCCGACTCTCACTCGACGGCAGCACCGTCCTCGCCTCCACGCTCCTCGCCCCCGGCACACAGTCCACCGTAACCCCCGCGCCCAACGGCGCAGCCTGGATAGCAAGCACCGAGACCATACCCTCCTGGCTTCTCCCACTCACGCCGCTATCTACAATCGGCAACAGCTACGCCCTCCGCGTCACCCAACAAAACACCATCGACCAAACCATCCGCTTCGGCGGTCTTCCCACCACGAACCCAAACTTCGCCAGCGCACCCGTCACCCTCACCGGACTCACCACCGACCCCACCGGCCAGCCCATCTTCGCCGGCAGCGCATCTCCCACCGCAAGCTCCACCCTCCTCAGCACCGAAACCTACGACCTGCCCCTCACCAACCCCACCGCAGCTCTCCCATCCAACCTCCGCTCCGCCGCGCTCTCCCCAAGCGCATGCACAGGCAGCAGCCTCTGCGCAGGCTCAGCCGCCTACCTCACCAAGATCAACCCCACCATCGCAGCCCCCGGCCTCGCCCTCTCCACCGACGACGCCCCCAACATCACCCTCCGCAACCTCGGTAGCTTCACCACCAACAACCTACAAATCACCGCCACCAACTCCACTCTCACCATCAACTGCCCAAACACCCTCAACCCCGGCACCGACTGCAGCATCGCCCTCACCAGCACAAACACCAGCCCCGGCACCCTCAGAGTCACCGCCGACAACGCCACAACCCAAACCGTCACCCTCGCCGCCACATCTACGCCGCCAAACCCAATCGTCTTCTCCTCCCGCGAGCTCGACTTCGGCATCCAAACCGCGACCAGCCCAATCGCCACGAGAACCGTCACGGTTACAAATTTCAGCACTTCCCCTCAAACCTTCACCTCGCAGCGAGGCAGCAACCAAATCACTCCCTACACCTTCGCCGAATCCTCCAGCGACTGTCCCACCTCCGGCCTCACTCCCGTCAAAACCTTGGCCCCCGCAGCAAGCTGCCATATCACCCTCAGCTTCACTCCATCCTCCACCACCGCCAACGACGGCTTCGCGCAGATTCCCTGGACCATTGACACAACCACTGGCACCCGCGCAATCCTCCTCACCGGATACACCCAGGCCACCGACCTCAACCTCTCCGCCAGCGAGATTGACTTTGGCACCCAATTCAGCACCGCAGGCAACACAAGCCCCCACCTCCCGCGCTATCTCTACCTCTCCAACAACTCCGCGAACCAAGTCACCCACACTCCGGTCACGCTGCAAGCGCCCTTCACCCTCACCGACAACTGCCCCACCACGCTCGCGCCGCACAGCGTCTGCCAACTCGAAATCACCTACCAGTCCCCCACTGCTCCATCCGCCGATTCGACCACCCTCACTCTCGACGAAGGCCTCACCGTCCTCATCACCGGCACTACACTTCCCCAATCCACCGGCATCGGCCAATCCGTCAATCCCAACCTCACCGTCACCCCCACCACCATCAACTTCCCCACCGCGGTCCTCGTCACCACCACCTCCAGCACCACCCAAACCGTCACCATCGGGAACACCGGCGCCGTCGCCTTCCCACTCGCCCTCACCCTTACCGGCGACTTCACCGACACCACCGACTGCACCGCCACCCTCCCCGGCAACTCAACCTGCACCGTCCTCATCGCCTTCGCGCCATCACAGCCCGGCACACGCCAGGGCCTCCTGTCCGTCACCACAGGCAGCTCATCGACACCCACCTTCGTCTCGCTCAGCGGCACCGGCACCCCGATCCTCAGCACCGGCAATAACACCCTCGCCTTCGGCAGCGTCATCGTCGGCCAACCCTCCGTCCAGTGGTACAAGATCACCTCGCCATTCCCGAGCCTTACCGCCATCACCTCCGCTCCCGACTTCAAAGCCATCCTCGTCGAAGACACCGGCTTCGGCCACGGCCAACCGGCCCCCTCCGCCTTCCTCGCGACCTTCACCGGCTCATGCACCAACTGCTGGCTCGGCGTGCAGTTCACCCCATCCGCTCCCGGCCCCCAAACCGCCTCCGTCACGCTCTCCTCCAACAGCTCCGGAACACCCGCCCCACTCACCCTCACCGGCACCGGCCTCGCGCTCACTGGCCTCATCCTCAACCCAGTCACACAAGACTTCGGCTCCGTCCCCGTCCACAGCACCAGTGCACCAGCGCTCTTCACCCTCACCAACCTCACCGCAACCAACGCCTCCATCACCAACCTCACATTCACCGGCGACTTCGCTCTCAGTCCCGCACCAACCGGCGGCCAACCCTGCAGCGGCACACTCGCTCCCAACGCCTCCTGCTTCTTCAACGCCGCATTCGCTCCAACAACAACCGGCCAACGCGCCGGAACCCTCACGCTCCAAACAACCATCGGACCCATCACCGCCACGCTCACCGGCTTCGGCACACCAGACCCCGGCCTGGCCCTCAATCCAACATCGCTCATCTTCAACAACGTCCCCGGCCCCACTGCCACGCAGCAAACCATCACCCTCACGAACACCGGCACCGTCACCCTCCAGACCGCCACCCCAACCAACACCTCCCAAAACTTCTCCTCCACCACCAACTGCACCACCCTCGCCCCCGAAGCCACCTGCACCATCACCGTCTCCTTCATCCCCACCACCGCCACCGTCACCGACACCCTCCAACTCCCCGTCACCAGCTCCTCAACCGGCCCCACCACCTACTCCATCCCACTCAACGGCGCCTACACCACCCAAGGCGCAGGCCTCCAGATCATCCCCAACCAGGCCGACTACGGCCCCAACCCCACCAGCACGCTCGGCAGCACTCGCCAGTTCACCATCAACAACCTCACCTCAAAATCCCTCGCCCTCACCATCGCGCTTCCCCGCCAGTTCCTCCTCAACGGCCCCGCCTGCGCCGCTCTCGCACCCAACGCCTCCTGCAACTTCAACGTCACCTTCCTCCCCCTCACCAACGGCGACATCACCGGTACCCTCTTCGCGCAAGCCAACCCCACCGACGGCTCCGCAACCCTCAACGGCCTCGGCTTCGTCGAAGGCTACGGCATTGGCTCCGCCACCCTCACCATCACCGGCAACATCATCCCCAATCAAAATCCCTCCCAACGCGTCCTGAACTTCGGCCAAATCCCCTCCGGCCAAAGCGGCACCCAAACCATAACCCTCACGAACACTGGCACAACCCCGCTCACCATCCGCCGCCTCACCAGCCAGTGGCCCTTTCTCGTAACCGCCACTACCTGTGGCGCCACCCTCACCCCCACACAAAACTGCACCGCCACTCTTACCTACACGCCCACCAATCAAGTCGCCACCGGCACCACCTCACCCCTCGCCACAAACGACACCGGCACCCTCACCATCGAGAGCGACGCCCTCACCGCCCCCGACCTCATCAACCTCACCGGCTCCGCCGCGCCCATCTCCGTCGCCGCCCCCACCAACAACGCCCCCCTCGTCTCCTACGCCCTCTCGCAAAGCTCTCTCACCTTCCCCACCACGCAGGTCGGCAACGCCAGCGATTCACAAACCGTCACCCTCGCCAACACCGGCACCACCACCATCCACATCACCACCATTCAAACCACACCCGACTTCACCTTTGTCAGCAACTGCGGCAACGCCCTCCTCCCCTCCGCCAGCTGCATCATCATCGTCACCTTCGCCCCTCAGCCCGTCGCATCGAACACCACCACAAACCGCATCTCCGCCATCCAGATCACCTCTGACTCCAGCAACGCGCTCGACTTCATCAGCCTCCTAGGCACCGCCACTCCGTCCCCAATCGCCATCTCGCCCATCTCCCTGAACTTCGGCTCCGTCCAACTCGGTAGCACCGCCACACTCCCCCTGCAGATCACCAACACCGCCGCCACCCCAGCCATCTTTCAAGGCATCACTGCCTCAGGCGACTACTCCGCCACTAGCGACTGCCCCGTCATCGGCAGCCCCCTCGCCCCCGCCACAAGCTGCACCGCGCAGATCACCTTCACCCCCACGCAAAACGGCACCCGCACCGGCCTCGCCAGCGTCGCCACCTCCCTCAGCACCCTGCCAATCAACATCCCCCTCACCGGCACCGGCATCCAATCGCACCTGCAAGCCGTCCCCTCCACACTCAACTTCGGCGACATCGCCATCGGAGCATCCGCCGCCCAAACCCTCACCCTCACCAACACCGGCACCGCTCCCATCACCGGCCTCACCCTCGCCCTCACCGGCGACTACGCCATCACAGTCCCCTGCACCACCACCACCCTCGCCCCCAGCACAAGCTGCCAGCTCACCGTTACCTTCAACCCCACCGCCCTCGGCCCCGACAACGGTACCCTCACCGCAACCAGCACCAACACAGGCGCAACGCCTCTCACCATCCCAATCACCGGCACGGGAGTCCCCAGCGGCACCTTCTCGCTCACCGTCAACGGAGCCGCCTCCGCCACCGCAACCATCCCCAGCGAGCAAGCCGCCGACTACACCCTCCAGCTCACGCCGCAATCCGGCTACATCGGCACCGTCGTCCTCAACTGCACTCCCATCACCCCCGGCCCCAACGCCACCTGCTCGCTCCTGCCCTCAAGCATCGCCCTCAACGGCGCCCCACAAAACTCCATCGCAAACATCAACACCGTCACCGAGTTCGTCCCCACACCAACCACGGCAACCTCAGAAACCCATCACTCACGCGCCATCCTCTGCCTGCTGCCCGCATCGCTTCTCTTCTTCTGGACCACAAGAAGATCAAGCCGACAAAAAACACACGCGTTCCTCCTGGCATCTCTCATCACCCTCACAGCGTTCTGGATCTCCGGCTGCGGCCGCGGCGGCACCGACCCCAACCTCCGCTTCACCCCACCCGGCACCTACCAATACCAGATCACCGCCAGCTCCACCACCGGCGTCCAACTCACCCAGACCGTCACCCTCAACCTCATCGTCACCGTCCACTAA
- the secG gene encoding preprotein translocase subunit SecG: MVILLVIIHVVVCLFLIGVVLLQQGKSADLAGAFGGQGSQTAFGPRGAANLLTKLTTYSAIIFMLTSIGLTILLSRASGDHSVLSGTAHPTSQTTPKK, from the coding sequence ATGGTCATTCTTCTCGTAATCATTCATGTTGTCGTCTGTCTCTTCCTCATCGGCGTCGTACTCCTCCAGCAGGGCAAGTCAGCCGACCTCGCCGGAGCATTCGGCGGCCAGGGTTCACAGACAGCCTTCGGCCCCCGTGGTGCCGCGAACCTTCTCACCAAGCTGACCACCTACTCCGCGATCATCTTCATGCTGACCTCCATTGGCCTCACCATCCTGCTCTCGCGCGCCAGCGGCGACCACTCCGTACTCTCCGGCACCGCGCACCCGACCAGCCAGACGACCCCAAAGAAGTAA
- a CDS encoding isochorismatase family cysteine hydrolase, which yields MSAALQIDPARTAVLSMDCQNGIVSIYTKGDKDDFVVRAASVLNHARASRMTVIHVKVGFRPGLPEVSSRNQLFGAVKASPQHQSLFQEPLGNIHPGLAPTEDEVVITKHRVSAFAGTDLAMILRANDISTLVLFGIATSGVVLSTLLEASDADFRVAVIKDCCADLDADLHEALLAKLFPLRATVLSAADFIQLVHD from the coding sequence ATGTCCGCTGCGCTTCAGATTGATCCAGCTCGTACTGCGGTCCTGAGTATGGATTGCCAGAACGGTATCGTGTCCATCTATACCAAGGGTGATAAGGACGACTTTGTTGTGCGTGCTGCCAGTGTTCTGAATCATGCACGCGCATCGCGTATGACCGTTATCCACGTTAAGGTTGGTTTTCGGCCGGGTCTTCCTGAGGTTAGTTCTCGGAACCAGCTGTTTGGGGCGGTCAAGGCTTCTCCGCAACATCAGAGTCTGTTTCAGGAGCCACTAGGCAACATCCACCCGGGGCTTGCTCCGACAGAAGACGAAGTTGTCATCACGAAGCATCGTGTGAGTGCGTTTGCTGGTACTGACCTCGCGATGATTCTCCGCGCCAACGACATTAGCACTCTCGTGCTGTTCGGCATCGCTACCAGTGGGGTTGTTCTCTCTACTCTGCTTGAGGCGAGCGACGCTGATTTCCGCGTTGCAGTCATCAAGGACTGTTGTGCTGATCTCGACGCGGATCTGCACGAGGCACTGCTTGCGAAGCTGTTTCCGTTACGGGCTACTGTCCTCTCAGCTGCCGACTTCATCCAACTTGTCCACGACTAG
- a CDS encoding pyridoxal phosphate-dependent aminotransferase, whose translation MSYRFSARTGWDVGESGFAAAIREARAAGRELIDLTVSNPTVCEFEYDAEAILAPLRGVGALTYDPDPRGMRSARAAVAGYYADQGGDVNPDDVVMTTSTSEGYGYLFRLLCDAGDEVLVAQPSYPLFDFLADLEDVTLRPYPLFYDYGWWIDFAELERRIGPRTKAIVVVHPNNPTGHATAGTERVRLEEICARHGLALIVDEVFLDYPLTKGAKLRSFAVGTHPVLMFVLSGMSKIAGLPQMKVGWIVGFGPEGDRRQAMGRLEVVADTFLSMNAPVQQALPVWLEGRLGIQRQILERVRENLRVAVEGGVDVLKVEAGWSVILRLPQVVGAGDLAGVLLREAGVVVHPGSFYGIAESGRVVVSLLGPTREFTKGIEGIKKVIGLNHGSY comes from the coding sequence GTGAGCTACCGGTTTTCAGCGCGTACGGGTTGGGATGTGGGGGAGAGTGGGTTTGCGGCTGCTATTCGTGAGGCGCGGGCGGCGGGGCGGGAGCTGATTGACCTGACGGTGTCGAACCCTACTGTGTGTGAGTTCGAGTATGACGCTGAGGCGATTCTGGCGCCGCTTCGTGGCGTTGGGGCGCTGACGTATGATCCTGATCCGCGGGGGATGCGGTCGGCGCGGGCGGCGGTGGCTGGGTACTACGCGGATCAGGGGGGCGACGTGAATCCCGATGACGTTGTGATGACGACGAGTACGAGCGAGGGCTATGGGTATCTGTTTCGGCTGCTGTGTGATGCCGGGGATGAGGTGCTGGTCGCGCAGCCGAGCTATCCGCTGTTTGATTTTCTGGCGGATCTGGAAGATGTGACGCTGCGGCCTTACCCGCTGTTCTATGACTACGGATGGTGGATCGACTTTGCGGAGTTGGAGCGGAGGATTGGGCCGCGGACGAAGGCGATTGTGGTGGTGCATCCGAATAATCCGACCGGGCATGCGACGGCAGGGACGGAGAGAGTGAGGCTCGAGGAGATCTGTGCGCGGCATGGGTTGGCCCTGATTGTCGATGAGGTGTTTCTGGACTATCCGCTGACGAAGGGGGCGAAGCTGAGAAGCTTTGCGGTGGGGACGCATCCGGTGCTGATGTTTGTACTGAGTGGCATGAGCAAGATCGCAGGGTTGCCGCAGATGAAGGTTGGGTGGATTGTGGGGTTTGGCCCGGAGGGTGACCGGCGGCAGGCGATGGGGCGGCTGGAGGTTGTCGCGGATACGTTTCTGTCCATGAACGCTCCGGTGCAGCAGGCGCTGCCGGTCTGGCTGGAGGGGAGGTTGGGGATTCAGAGGCAGATTCTGGAGCGGGTACGGGAGAATTTACGGGTTGCGGTGGAGGGTGGGGTCGATGTGTTGAAGGTGGAGGCCGGGTGGAGTGTTATTTTGCGTCTGCCTCAGGTGGTTGGCGCGGGGGATTTGGCTGGGGTGTTGCTGCGGGAGGCAGGAGTGGTGGTGCACCCCGGGAGCTTCTATGGGATCGCTGAGTCGGGCCGGGTGGTGGTGAGTTTGCTGGGGCCAACCCGGGAGTTTACGAAGGGAATAGAAGGTATCAAGAAGGTAATCGGGTTGAACCACGGTAGTTACTAG